The proteins below come from a single Prosthecobacter sp. SYSU 5D2 genomic window:
- a CDS encoding outer membrane lipoprotein-sorting protein — translation MKRRLLLATLVSLSTLSQAQSDATPTAEEILGLVRRSYAMQDHRMTGKLRDRETGKEEPLELTLTKSVMRFRFTNPPPEIVHLDLTTVPATLWEVKPGGSSQVPMSNASKSVRGMDFNYEDLSQRFLYWKNVKLLDANARITAARVKCWLIRVTAPDTKGAYYTVDLWVHQDSGGVAKMEAYNAAGKMVKRFEVLKVWKVGEASALREMRVQSFNPLNGDTKGMTYMTMDKPEKQ, via the coding sequence ATGAAACGCCGTCTCCTTCTTGCCACCCTTGTCTCCCTGTCCACCCTCAGCCAGGCCCAGTCTGATGCCACCCCCACCGCCGAGGAGATTTTGGGACTGGTCCGGCGCAGCTACGCCATGCAGGATCACAGGATGACAGGCAAGCTCCGAGACCGGGAAACCGGGAAGGAAGAGCCCCTGGAACTGACGCTGACAAAATCAGTGATGCGCTTCCGCTTTACCAATCCGCCGCCGGAGATCGTCCACTTGGATCTGACGACTGTGCCTGCGACCCTTTGGGAAGTGAAACCCGGCGGCAGCAGTCAGGTCCCGATGAGCAATGCAAGCAAGTCCGTGCGCGGCATGGATTTCAATTATGAAGACCTGTCCCAGCGTTTCCTGTACTGGAAAAACGTCAAACTGCTGGATGCCAATGCCCGCATCACGGCTGCCCGCGTGAAGTGCTGGCTCATCCGTGTGACGGCACCGGATACCAAGGGCGCTTACTACACCGTGGACCTTTGGGTGCATCAGGACAGCGGCGGGGTCGCCAAGATGGAGGCCTACAATGCCGCCGGGAAAATGGTGAAGCGGTTTGAGGTGCTGAAAGTCTGGAAAGTCGGTGAGGCAAGCGCCTTGCGTGAGATGAGGGTGCAATCCTTCAACCCCCTCAATGGTGATACCAAAGGGATGACTTACATGACCATGGACAAGCCGGAAAAACAGTGA
- a CDS encoding sigma-54 dependent transcriptional regulator, protein MAKLVIIDDEAAILELMSKLCRAAGHTVFGCTTGIDGMAAIRSQQPDLVIVDLRIGDVNGLDLVSMCKEQFPSTAVIMVTGHGTVETAVEAMRLGAFDYLTKPFDLGDLIKTVNQALNRNSQNGSQVSTSLSSTASVRSPASSKLIGHSEAIQRIFEIVRRVADNDSPVLLEGEFGVGKHMVARALHEASRRSTAPFKELQCSAMPEEALEAELFGHTNGQGGIFSRASGGTVHLAEVHVLPARIQAQLNTFLDEMQSRRSAWSGNSVADFRLVVSTTICLEDASQKGTFREDLYYKLSVVPLKIPPLRDRREDIKPLVDHFLKELADRTDSRSKALDTYALEFLEKYPWPGNISELRNAVERACAFAENDRIRPADLPAKVTQQVEVPTSSVSGGTTQLPIGSTLDDFIRGQERLFIQETLKYNNGSREKTASMLGVSIATLYRKMGLNVDRKTTA, encoded by the coding sequence ATGGCCAAACTGGTAATCATTGACGACGAGGCTGCCATCCTTGAGCTGATGAGCAAGCTGTGCCGTGCGGCCGGCCATACAGTATTTGGTTGCACCACGGGTATTGACGGCATGGCGGCGATACGCAGCCAGCAACCGGACCTGGTGATCGTGGATCTGCGGATCGGCGATGTCAACGGCCTGGACTTGGTAAGCATGTGCAAAGAGCAGTTTCCGAGCACGGCTGTCATCATGGTGACCGGGCATGGCACCGTGGAGACTGCTGTGGAGGCGATGAGGCTGGGGGCCTTTGATTATCTGACCAAGCCCTTCGATTTGGGAGACCTGATTAAAACGGTCAATCAGGCCTTGAACCGCAACAGTCAGAACGGAAGCCAGGTATCAACCTCTCTCAGCAGCACTGCCAGCGTGCGCAGCCCTGCATCCTCAAAATTGATCGGCCATAGCGAAGCCATTCAGCGCATCTTTGAGATTGTCCGACGGGTTGCGGATAATGACAGCCCCGTGCTTTTGGAAGGGGAGTTTGGCGTAGGTAAGCACATGGTTGCGCGCGCTTTGCATGAAGCCAGCCGCCGGAGCACGGCACCCTTCAAAGAGCTGCAGTGCAGCGCCATGCCTGAAGAAGCTCTGGAAGCTGAGCTTTTTGGACATACCAACGGCCAGGGAGGCATTTTTAGCCGTGCCAGCGGCGGCACGGTTCATTTGGCGGAAGTGCACGTGCTGCCTGCCCGCATCCAGGCCCAGTTGAACACATTCCTGGATGAAATGCAGTCCCGGCGCAGTGCCTGGAGCGGTAACAGCGTGGCGGACTTCCGGCTCGTCGTCAGCACCACCATCTGTCTGGAGGACGCCTCCCAAAAAGGCACATTCCGTGAAGACCTCTACTACAAGCTGTCCGTCGTTCCTCTGAAAATCCCGCCGCTGCGGGATCGTCGTGAGGACATCAAACCGCTGGTGGATCATTTCCTCAAGGAACTCGCAGACCGCACTGATTCGAGATCCAAGGCCCTGGATACGTACGCGCTGGAGTTTCTGGAAAAGTATCCATGGCCAGGGAACATTTCCGAGCTGAGAAACGCTGTCGAGCGCGCCTGCGCCTTTGCTGAGAATGACCGTATCCGTCCGGCAGACCTGCCAGCGAAGGTCACCCAGCAGGTGGAAGTGCCGACTTCATCGGTTTCCGGTGGCACCACACAGCTTCCCATTGGGTCCACGCTGGATGATTTCATCCGCGGCCAGGAGCGCCTGTTCATTCAGGAAACGCTTAAATACAACAATGGCTCTCGCGAAAAAACGGCTTCCATGCTCGGCGTCAGCATCGCCACTCTGTACCGCAAGATGGGTCTCAATGTGGACCGAAAGACCACGGCGTAG
- the aroB gene encoding 3-dehydroquinate synthase produces the protein MPATPTAIQSVAVNLGPRSYTVQVGSGILAGIGEAVTAKMGGRKSCAVITDSNVAPLYADTVLQSLREVGIAAHLITVPAGEASKSLLCAQTVCGEMVRAGLDRKSFVVALGGGVIGDLGGFCASIFQRGIPYMQVPTTVLSQVDSSVGGKTGVNLPDAKNMVGAFHQPLHVVADVATLDSLHKREWNEGFAEIIKHACIRDASMLDAIDAVADGAGDVAELIRRNIAIKAAIVEADEYETLGLRALLNFGHTLGHAVEAAAGYGVLLHGEAISLGLRAALWLSVKHAGLPKADAARILALLQKFDLPTRLPDGFDTAELLRITRMDKKFETGKIRFVLLPNLGDAYVSSDLTEHDLVAAVDEIRK, from the coding sequence ATGCCTGCCACCCCCACTGCCATCCAGTCCGTCGCCGTCAATTTAGGCCCCCGCAGCTACACGGTGCAGGTGGGCAGCGGAATCCTGGCTGGCATTGGCGAAGCAGTGACCGCGAAAATGGGCGGGCGGAAAAGCTGCGCCGTCATCACCGATTCCAACGTGGCCCCCCTCTATGCAGACACCGTGCTGCAGAGCCTGCGTGAGGTCGGCATCGCGGCGCATCTCATCACGGTCCCAGCCGGGGAGGCCAGCAAATCTTTGCTTTGCGCACAAACCGTCTGCGGGGAGATGGTTCGGGCTGGCCTGGACCGCAAAAGTTTTGTCGTTGCCTTGGGCGGCGGAGTGATCGGGGACCTGGGGGGGTTTTGTGCCAGCATTTTTCAACGGGGCATTCCTTACATGCAAGTGCCGACGACTGTGCTTAGCCAGGTGGACAGCAGCGTCGGTGGCAAGACGGGGGTGAATCTTCCCGATGCCAAAAACATGGTAGGCGCCTTCCATCAGCCGCTGCATGTGGTTGCGGATGTGGCCACGCTGGATTCGCTGCATAAGCGGGAATGGAACGAGGGTTTTGCCGAGATCATCAAACATGCCTGCATTCGCGATGCCTCCATGCTGGACGCGATTGATGCCGTGGCTGACGGGGCAGGGGATGTGGCGGAACTGATCCGGCGCAATATCGCGATCAAAGCGGCGATTGTGGAGGCGGATGAATACGAAACCCTAGGGCTGCGTGCGCTGTTGAATTTTGGCCACACGCTTGGCCATGCCGTGGAGGCGGCCGCAGGCTACGGAGTCCTTCTACACGGGGAGGCCATCTCCTTGGGTCTGCGGGCGGCACTGTGGCTTTCGGTCAAACATGCCGGACTCCCGAAGGCAGACGCTGCACGCATTCTGGCCCTGCTACAAAAATTTGACCTGCCAACGCGTCTTCCTGACGGCTTCGATACGGCGGAACTGCTGCGCATCACACGCATGGACAAAAAATTCGAGACCGGTAAAATCCGCTTTGTCCTTCTCCCCAACCTCGGGGATGCCTACGTGAGTTCAGACTTAACCGAACACGATCTGGTCGCTGCTGTGGATGAGATCCGGAAGTGA
- the miaA gene encoding tRNA (adenosine(37)-N6)-dimethylallyltransferase MiaA → MSRRICKPFFIVGPTASGKSALAVALAQKWDGEIVNADAFQLYRGMDLLTAKPGKKDFQTLPHHLYGVLPLTEACDAQRYRDMALPVIADIMARGKLPIVVGGSGLYIKALSHGLAPLPPTDPELRARVVAMAAEEAREMLLKLDPQAAQNVPLANPRYVSRALEICLLTGQPQSALRQTFAQTEPAGAGVLLQWERDVLYDRINRRVHIMLEQGLLAEVSALPELGITAQKAIGLREMQAHLRGEMTLEAATEQMQQNTRRYAKRQGTWFRRETWLQTICLNPESTAESLLEILSDHFPCLPPPLPSSPSPSI, encoded by the coding sequence ATGTCGAGACGGATTTGTAAGCCCTTTTTCATCGTCGGCCCCACGGCCAGCGGGAAATCGGCGTTGGCGGTGGCTTTGGCGCAGAAGTGGGACGGTGAGATTGTGAACGCGGATGCTTTTCAGCTCTATCGCGGCATGGACCTTTTGACGGCGAAACCGGGTAAAAAGGATTTCCAAACGCTGCCACATCACCTCTACGGCGTCTTGCCGCTGACGGAGGCCTGCGATGCCCAAAGGTACCGTGACATGGCTCTGCCTGTCATCGCAGACATCATGGCTCGGGGAAAGCTGCCCATCGTGGTGGGAGGCTCTGGCTTGTACATCAAAGCACTGTCCCATGGCTTGGCTCCGCTGCCGCCGACGGACCCAGAACTCCGGGCACGCGTGGTGGCAATGGCTGCGGAAGAGGCGAGGGAGATGCTGTTAAAACTGGACCCGCAGGCGGCTCAGAACGTGCCGCTGGCCAATCCTAGATATGTGAGCCGCGCCCTGGAGATCTGCCTGCTGACCGGGCAGCCGCAATCGGCCCTGAGACAGACCTTTGCGCAAACGGAGCCTGCCGGGGCAGGGGTGCTTTTGCAATGGGAGCGGGACGTGCTTTATGACCGCATCAACAGGCGCGTTCACATCATGCTGGAGCAAGGTCTGCTTGCGGAGGTATCCGCCCTGCCGGAGCTGGGCATCACCGCGCAGAAAGCCATCGGGCTGCGGGAGATGCAGGCGCACCTGCGCGGGGAGATGACCCTGGAGGCGGCCACGGAGCAGATGCAGCAAAACACCCGCCGCTATGCCAAGCGGCAGGGCACATGGTTTCGGCGTGAGACCTGGCTGCAAACGATTTGCCTGAATCCCGAGTCCACGGCAGAGTCCCTGCTCGAAATCCTTTCTGATCACTTTCCATGCCTGCCACCCCCACTGCCATCCAGTCCGTCGCCGTCAATTTAG
- a CDS encoding TlpA disulfide reductase family protein — protein sequence MKPLRPFLIAALLTASLHAQETAQSPQELMQRLFDPKASGDELLETTKKAGMAGIPRQQIIEAKLVWGLRNQDAEWLGKILPELEVLAENFDRTQSAGLKSADEIRSFIAYSKALQAQAKNDDAEFKQQILEAIWLNPGQAQIFTQVIEKKRIEAKMASLKVDLGQVITTHDGEATTLADQLGDKKALLVDFWASWCGPCMQLMPELKKKASELSKHGIVVAGMNKDDKDAQAVTAKLHDELSIEFPWLIEPAERPFTKLLEIESIPRMVLIAPNGQILFNGHPQDPALWVALQKVNPDIKAP from the coding sequence ATGAAACCCCTTCGCCCATTCCTCATCGCTGCCCTCCTGACCGCCAGCCTTCACGCCCAGGAGACCGCTCAAAGTCCTCAGGAACTGATGCAGCGCCTGTTTGATCCCAAGGCCAGCGGCGATGAACTGCTGGAAACCACCAAAAAAGCCGGCATGGCAGGCATCCCACGCCAGCAGATCATTGAGGCCAAACTCGTCTGGGGCCTGCGCAACCAGGACGCCGAATGGCTGGGAAAAATCCTCCCGGAGCTGGAAGTCCTGGCCGAAAACTTCGACCGCACCCAGTCCGCAGGCCTGAAGTCTGCTGATGAAATCCGTTCCTTCATCGCCTATTCCAAAGCTCTCCAGGCCCAGGCGAAAAACGATGATGCCGAATTTAAACAGCAAATTCTAGAAGCCATCTGGCTGAACCCCGGCCAGGCTCAGATTTTCACCCAGGTCATCGAAAAAAAACGCATTGAGGCCAAGATGGCCAGCCTCAAAGTGGACCTCGGCCAGGTCATCACCACTCATGATGGCGAGGCCACCACCCTGGCGGATCAGCTTGGCGATAAAAAAGCCCTCCTGGTGGACTTCTGGGCCTCCTGGTGCGGCCCCTGCATGCAGCTCATGCCCGAGCTCAAAAAGAAAGCCTCCGAACTGTCCAAGCACGGCATCGTCGTCGCCGGCATGAACAAAGATGACAAAGACGCCCAGGCCGTCACTGCCAAGCTGCATGATGAGCTTAGCATCGAGTTCCCGTGGCTTATCGAGCCGGCCGAGCGTCCATTCACCAAGCTGCTGGAAATCGAAAGCATCCCCCGCATGGTGCTCATCGCCCCCAACGGGCAGATCCTCTTCAACGGCCACCCCCAGGATCCTGCCTTGTGGGTCGCCCTTCAAAAGGTGAATCCGGACATCAAAGCTCCTTGA